The following proteins are encoded in a genomic region of Necator americanus strain Aroian chromosome II, whole genome shotgun sequence:
- a CDS encoding hypothetical protein (NECATOR_CHRII.G6426.T1), whose translation MRKLEWDDIGVEIDGRQLHHLRFADDIVLITSGFSQAERMLTEFDETCGCIGLQLNLDKTMFMQNGWVSDAPFTLTGTNISECTSYVYLGRELNMMNDLTPELGTRRRAAWGAYKSIEDVVKKTRNTRLRAHIFNTTVLPALTYASETWAFCKQEENAVSVIVRAIERVLGVSRFTQVRDGIQSPLLRQRSKIRDVAAFAKEIKIR comes from the coding sequence atgcgaaagttggaatgggacgacatagGAGTGGAGATcgacggtcggcagctacaccatttgcgctttgctgatgacatcgttctgataacatctgGCTTCAGCCAAgcagaacgaatgctgaccgaattcgacgaaacatgtggatgcatcggtcttcagctgaatctagacaagacgatgttcatgcagaacggatgggtctcggatgccccattcacgctcaccggaacgaacatatccgaatgcaccagctacgtttatctgggtcgggaattgaacatgatgaacgacctgacccccgagctgggcacgaggagacgagcggcttggggagcgtataagagcatcgaggatgtagtgaagaagaccaggaacactcGGCTCCGCGCTCAcatcttcaacaccaccgtacttcctgctttgacctatgcttcggaaacctgggcattttgcaagcaggaagaaaacgcggtgagcgtcattgtacgagcaattgagagagtgctaggagtatcccgtttcacgcaagtgagggacgggattcaaagtcctctcctacgtcagcgatcaaagattagagacgtcgccgcgtttgccaaagaaattaaaataaggtag